In Candidatus Aegiribacteria sp., the DNA window AAAAGAGTAATCATGTACTTGTAACCTTTGCTTTTCTTGCGGGAAAATTTGTAATCCTCGGCACATTTGCTTTCCTTGGTGTGCGGTTCGTAATGATACCTTTACTCAGGAAGTTCGATGTAATCCAGGAGTATACTTTCCTTGCAACACTGGCGTGGTGTCTCCTGTGGGCGGAAACTGCTCATATTCTTGGTCTCTCTTACGAGCTTGGAGCTTTCGTAGCAGGGCTCTCTATTGCATCCTGCAAGATTGCAATAGCAATTGCCGAACATCTGAAACCACTTCGAGAGTTCTTTTTAATCCTGTTTTTCTTTGCTGTGGGAGCTAAATTGGATTTGCGTCTCGACTCCTTCCTCCTTTTGTCCGCAATCGCCTTCGGTGTGATTCTGGTGCCGCTGAAGGTCGCTGTTTTCCGTCTGGCATTCCGAAGCACCGGTGAATCATCAGATCTACGCAAAGAACTGGGTGTTCGATTGGGACAATCAAGCGAGTTCTCTCTTTTAGTGGCGTTCTCAGCTTTATCAGCAGGCGTTCTTTCAGATAAAGGAGCCATGGCGATACAGGTCACCACGATTGTGACATTTATCATATCTACCTACTGGGTGGTCCTGCGGTATCCGACTCCGATCTCGAGAGGCCCTGCGTTTCACAAGACTGATTAAATGCTATCTGACTGAATGGATTCCCGCCGTTGCAGGTAAATTATATCAGAATGGTAGACAATGAGATATCTCATTCAAATAAGTGAGACATAACCATATCCTTGCAATAAGACTTAATTTGGTTATAACTTGACCATATTCCTATGTTTTTCAGAAACTCATCTAATTTTGAATCAGGAACGAATAAGTCTGATAGAAATACTCATTGGCATCAGGCTCTTGATGAGTCAAAGAAATTAGATAGGCAGAACTGGAAAAAATCTGCAGGCTGCAACCACAGCCCTTGCCTTTCAGACTGAAGAGATTGATCAGAAAAGATCGATTAAGAACAGCGTGAGAAAGGCAAGCAGGAAAAAGAGGAGCAGAATACATGAGCACATATATCGCTGTAATTGTCGCGTATTTTGCTTTTGTCATACTGGTATCTCTGTTTACCAGACGATTTGCCAGCCGCTCTGCATCTGATTTCCTTATTGCCGGCAGGAATCTTGGGGTAGTTGTGTGTGCTGTTGTAGTGGCCGCGGAGTGGCTGGGCGGCATGAGCACAATCGGGGTCAGTGAAAAAGCATTTACCACAGGCACTTTGCAGCCTGTACTGTACAATATGGCGACTGCGATTGGCATGGTTATCATCGGTTTTACAGTTGCTTCCCGATACAGAAAGGAAAATGTTCATACGGTCAGCGAGATGCTTGAAAATCTCTTTGGCCCGAAAGTGCGGACTGTCTCCGCCATCTCATTCCTTATTGCCTATATAACCCTGGCTTATGTACAACTTCAAACCTGCTCAAGTGTGATTGCTCCTCTTTTCGGCATCAGCTGGCTTACCTCAATACTTATTTCATCCGTTATCATAACATTGTATACGTATTTAGGTGGCATGCACGCCCTTGCGGTAACCGGGATCATTCATGTAGTGACCATGTTCGCAGGGATCGGCATTGCGTTGATAATCGGACTTGAAAAGGTTGGCGGATTCGCGACCCTGCAGAGCAGTCTAGTCGCATCAGGTTCCCCCGCTAATCTTTACAATCCTTTCAGCGCGAATATCAGTTATGCTTTCAGCCTGCTGCTTGGAGGTATACTTGGGGGAATGGCCGGACAGGCCAGCATTCAGCCTATCTTTGCCGCGCGGAATCCCCTTACAGCCAGGCGGGCTGCCATTGCATCCAGCCTTATTATCGCTCCATTTGGTATTATGGTCGGGATCCTTGGGCTGATCGCCAGAACAGGTCTCTTTTTCGATACCACTTCATGCGATCCTAAAATGGCTTTACCTGAGCTGCTTACATCATCTGTGTTCATTCCGCCAATCCTTGGGGGGCTGGCGCTTGCGGGTATTCTTGCAGCGATTCTTTCCACGGTCGGTCCTGTGAATTTCGCTGTAGTAACAATTGCAACAAAAGACATCTATCACGGATTGATCAATAAAACCGCGGATGACAGGAAAATACTTGTCACTGCCCGTAAACTGGTACTTCTGGTCAATATTATTACCATACCTCTGGCAGTTTATCTCAGAGGATCAATCCTTGACGCGGCTTATGTGTCTTACGCCATCAGAGCTATCGGAGCGATAGTCATAGTTCTGGGCATTTACGCACGGGGCTGGATTACGCCACTGGGCGCCAAACTTGCATTCGTCGGCGGTACTCTTGCTGTATTCATCTGCATCATTGCCGGTAAATTGGGTTTTTTCAGTATTGACAAAACATATGGAGCTGTGGGGTCTGCTCTTCTATTCATAGTTGTCGGCCATCTTTGGACTAAATTCAGGGAGAAAAAATGACACTGGATAACATCTTTTCCGGATTGAAAGTTATTGAGCTTGCCAATGTTCTAGCCGGCCCAAGTGTCGGCGCTTTCTTCTCAGAGCTGGGCGCAACAGTTATCAAAATTGAGAACCGCTTAACAGGTGGTGATGTAACCCGCAGATGGAAACTTCCCGATGAATCCGCAGACAGCGATATCTCCTCCTATTTCTCCAGCGTTAACTGGGGCAAATTCTCAATCGGGGTGGATCTCCAAACAGAGAAGGGTCTGAAAATTGTTCACAGTCTGATAGCAAAGAGTGATATCGTTCTGGCCAGTTACAAACCAGGGGACGCGGAGAAACTCAGGGTTGACCATGATACACTCAATAGACTTAACCCCGGATTGATCTACGCTTACATCACCGGGTACGGCAGTCGCAATAATCGGTCTGGTTACGATGCGATTATCCAGGCGGAAAGCGGTTTCACATACATGAACGGCGAATCCGACAGCGGACCGGTCAAGATGCCTGTAGCGTTAATGGATGTTCTGGCTGCCCATCAGGTTAAGGAAGGAATTCTTCTCGCGCTTCTCCATCGTGAGAGAACCGGGGAAGGACAGTATATAGAAGTTTCACTCATTCAATCCGGAGCGGCTTCCCTTGTAAACCAGGCCTCAAACTGGCTGGTGGGGAAAACGATTCCTCAGAGAATGGGGTCTGATCACCCGAATATAGCTCCCTACGGAACCATATTCAGTACCAGGGACGGCAGGGATATAGTTCTTGCTGTTGGAACGGACAAACAGTTTGCCGAGTTATGCAGGCTTCTTGGAATACCGGAAATTGCTTCAGATATAAGATTTGTTTCCAACGCGGAGAGGGTAAAGCATCGGGAGGAATTGAAGAAGATTCTGCAGAAATCCATTATGAAGCTCCTCAGGGATGAATTCCTTGATCAACTGAACGAGAAGAATATCCCTGCTGGCAGTGTCTGCAATATGGAGGAGGTTTTCGAGAAACCTGAAGTAAAGGAACTTCTCATAGAAGCTACCAGCGTACGCGGTTTATCTCTAAAAGGCCTCCGAACTGCGGTTTTTTTATCTGAAGGGGGATCGGCAGGAAAGGAAATACTCCCTCCGCCTCATTATGGAGAGCATACGGAAATGATTCTGAAGAAATTCTTGAAATTAGAGGATGAATCGATTCAGGAATTGATTAAAGACGGTGTGATAGACGGAATGGGAGAATAGAAAAATGATCCTTGCAAATGGCTCAATGCTTATCATTGAGGCACTGGCAAAAGCCGGAGGGGATATTTTCATCGGATATCCTATAACTCCCGCGAATTCATTGTATCAATACGGTATTCAGCGCTTTCCCATGTCACTGGCAGCACCGGATGAGATTACGACTCTCCAGTGGATGGCAGGATTTTCTGCGACAGGTAAACTTCCCGTCACCGCTACATCCTTTCCCGGTTTAGCGTTAATGATCGAGTCCATCAATATGGCGTACATGATGGAATTGCCGATGGTAATCGCTCTGGTCCAGCGGTTCGGCCCTTCAACCGGCACTGCCACATGCGGTGCGCAGGGCGATCTTCTGCTGATTAACGGTCTCATTTCCGGAGGCTATCCGGTTCCGACTTTCTGCATTTCCAGCATGGATGATTGTTGGGATATATCAGCCTCTGCAGCCTCTGCAGCAGTTGAACTGCGTACACCTGTTTTCCTCCTCACTTCAAAGGAAATGGTCATGCCGCTGCGCGGTTATGACATTTCTTCTCTCTCTGAAATAGACCCTGTTTCTTATAGTTATCACGATGATGACAGGAAGTATGTGCCATACGAACCCGGAAACAATCTTGTTCCCGGCTTTCTGCCTGTTGGCAATGAAAAGCATCAGACAAGATTGACTGCCTCCACGCATGATCGTAATGGAATATTGCAGCACACCACAAAGGAAGCCCTGGCAAATACAACACGTCTTCAGGGGAAAATCCTTAAGAATCTGCCTGAATTCACCTTCCACGAACTCGATGAGGAAGATGCTGATACTGTAATTGTATCCTTCGGCATCACTTCTCCTGCTGCCCGGAGAGCGGTGAGGACGCTCAGGAAGAATGGAGTCAGTGTATCTCACTTGATTGCTAAAACACTGTTTCCAGTACCTTCGCTTTACATCGATACGATCAGGAATTACAGGCGTGTTGTGGTCGCGGAGGAAAATCAAAATGGGCAATTCCGGCAGATACTGTTCGGGGTTTCCGGCAGGGAAGGAGTTACCGGCGTGAATACCATCGGCAGAATGATAACTCCTGAGGAAATTATCGAGGAGGTGACCGGAGATGGGAGATAAATACCTTTCAACATCAGAATTACCTTTCTGCAAAGGTTGCGGGCATCATCTCGTTGCGCGGAATACGGAAAAGGCTCTGGAGGCGATTGGCTTGAATCCTCTGGATGTTATTCTGGTTACGGATATCGGATGTCACGGAATAATTGACAGGAAATTCCATACCCATACTGTTCATGGCCTGCATGGCAGATCGGTGGCGCTTGCAGCGGGTATTACTCTCGGGCTCAACAATCCATCAAAAAAGGTGATCGTTTATATAGGAGATGGCGGC includes these proteins:
- a CDS encoding cation:proton antiporter — its product is MNLESIVFELSVIAVGAAILGTLFLYAKQPIIVAYITLGIIVGPSGFALISRTDHIEQISHIGVILLLFLIGLNLQPVKLIKLFRKTSLLTFVTSVLFAGLSLLFALLLGFDIQSSIIFGAAMMFSSTVIGLKLIPLTTLHHKRTGEVMTSVLLLQDMLAILVILFITGEKSNHVLVTFAFLAGKFVILGTFAFLGVRFVMIPLLRKFDVIQEYTFLATLAWCLLWAETAHILGLSYELGAFVAGLSIASCKIAIAIAEHLKPLREFFLILFFFAVGAKLDLRLDSFLLLSAIAFGVILVPLKVAVFRLAFRSTGESSDLRKELGVRLGQSSEFSLLVAFSALSAGVLSDKGAMAIQVTTIVTFIISTYWVVLRYPTPISRGPAFHKTD
- a CDS encoding sodium:solute symporter family protein; amino-acid sequence: MSTYIAVIVAYFAFVILVSLFTRRFASRSASDFLIAGRNLGVVVCAVVVAAEWLGGMSTIGVSEKAFTTGTLQPVLYNMATAIGMVIIGFTVASRYRKENVHTVSEMLENLFGPKVRTVSAISFLIAYITLAYVQLQTCSSVIAPLFGISWLTSILISSVIITLYTYLGGMHALAVTGIIHVVTMFAGIGIALIIGLEKVGGFATLQSSLVASGSPANLYNPFSANISYAFSLLLGGILGGMAGQASIQPIFAARNPLTARRAAIASSLIIAPFGIMVGILGLIARTGLFFDTTSCDPKMALPELLTSSVFIPPILGGLALAGILAAILSTVGPVNFAVVTIATKDIYHGLINKTADDRKILVTARKLVLLVNIITIPLAVYLRGSILDAAYVSYAIRAIGAIVIVLGIYARGWITPLGAKLAFVGGTLAVFICIIAGKLGFFSIDKTYGAVGSALLFIVVGHLWTKFREKK
- a CDS encoding CoA transferase — protein: MTLDNIFSGLKVIELANVLAGPSVGAFFSELGATVIKIENRLTGGDVTRRWKLPDESADSDISSYFSSVNWGKFSIGVDLQTEKGLKIVHSLIAKSDIVLASYKPGDAEKLRVDHDTLNRLNPGLIYAYITGYGSRNNRSGYDAIIQAESGFTYMNGESDSGPVKMPVALMDVLAAHQVKEGILLALLHRERTGEGQYIEVSLIQSGAASLVNQASNWLVGKTIPQRMGSDHPNIAPYGTIFSTRDGRDIVLAVGTDKQFAELCRLLGIPEIASDIRFVSNAERVKHREELKKILQKSIMKLLRDEFLDQLNEKNIPAGSVCNMEEVFEKPEVKELLIEATSVRGLSLKGLRTAVFLSEGGSAGKEILPPPHYGEHTEMILKKFLKLEDESIQELIKDGVIDGMGE